The following proteins are co-located in the Rutidosis leptorrhynchoides isolate AG116_Rl617_1_P2 unplaced genomic scaffold, CSIRO_AGI_Rlap_v1 contig29, whole genome shotgun sequence genome:
- the LOC139882614 gene encoding uncharacterized mitochondrial protein AtMg00810-like — protein MIDELKQTLHDHFKLKDLGDLKYFLGMEISRSDSGIVMNQRKYALELINDTGLSAVRPVSTPFEQNSKLTTKEYDDLIEKQSDGRIRTIDQLLDDPGKYKRLVGRLLYLTITRPDIAYSVNHISQFMHQPKESHFQAALRIVKYVKRNPGKGLFMQKENSLEIRAYCDSDWASCILSQRSITGYCIKLGESIISWKSRK, from the coding sequence ATGATAGATGAGCTAAAGCAGACATTACATGATCATTTCAAGTTAAAGGACCTTGGTGACTTAAAATACTTTCTTGGAATGGAAATCAGTAGATCGGATTCAGGGATAGTAATGAATCAAAGAAAGTATGCCTTGGAACTTATCAATGATACAGGACTAAGTGCAGTTAGACCGGTATCTACCCCATTTGAGCAGAATTCAAAACTAACAACCAAGGAATATGATGATTTAATTGAGAAACAGTCAGATGGAAGAATCAGAACAATAGATCAGTTATTAGATGATCCTGGCAAATATAAGAGATTGGTTGGAAGACTTCTATACTTGACCATTACAAGACCTGACATTGCATATTCGGTCAATCATAtaagtcaattcatgcatcaacctaAAGAATCACATTTTCAGGCAGCATTAAGAATCGTCAAATATGTCAAAAGGAACCCAGGAAAGGGTTTGTTTATGCAAAAGGAGAACTCACTTGAAATAAGAGCATACTGCGATTCAGATTGGGCATCTTGTATACTCAGCCAGCGGTCTATCACTGGATATTGTATAAAATTGGGCGAATCAATCATTTCCTGGAAATCAAGAAAATAG
- the LOC139882617 gene encoding putative disease resistance protein At1g50180, with translation MAESIVSSVISTLGSLLADEAKFLYGAKDQVEETQRDLILLQSYLRDADKRQHDSDLVRVVLSEIRELAYDAEDVIESFVLKIASRRGNGFMKVVKRYACICKEWKQLHGVVCEIQAIRGKISMHANNLRNQGIQPITGSESSSSSTTSRGDQLWRKTYAHGEEYVIGLKEDAKALAAELVDQRKESRVVSICGMGGIGKTTLAKKVFHLEEVRNHFNAFAWVFISQQFSAGEVLKKLLSQLSTTRSNELTDEEMVEKLYEVQKKKRCLVVLDDIWTNEAWNVLRPAFPLQNGSSKILVTSRNRDLASHADPRGFIHDIKCLNDEESWELFKTKSLLTENNKGKVELGKEIMRKCGGLPLALVVIGRLLSKMHTLVEWTKISKSLESYLRTELSVHKILELSYHELPYHLKPCFQYLSHYPEDFDIPARELMQLWIGEGFIPSGQDTEETMEDVAEAYLGQLIDRCVVQVGKLSWTGRVKSCRLHDLIRDLSISISKQESFLDNIDSFQDDITRPIRRLSVTTGNIAQVLNKQNMVHLRSFLLLAPDGVLASNDQLGDMVQKYKFLRVLKLARIYGSITLPEAIGSLIHLKFLTVTSYIDEREVEIHIPSSISDLSCLLTLGMGMSGRIIKKLNIAFASDVIWKMKRLRHLEFPSLCSLVGGVNKLHLRGMSNLHTIKYISVEWFDVEELKELTNLRKLQLVEVDSSFIERLNSVLHNNSSRGGGGVLNHLSTLSLSCRDDINISGIVSSPLLPALTKLHVEGRLTKLPAAHELRAKLTCLYLWWSHLEEDPMPTLEQLPSLEKLRLDDDTFIGEEMVCSDGGFPQLKTLIIHRCEKLKEFTIHKGAMCVLSHLEISECLELKKVPRHLRNLQFPTVYSLVGGVNRLHLHGMSNLHTAENISAEWLDVEELKELTNLMKLKLVDVEPSFIERIRVHGRLTNLPSASEFREKLACLFLHESELREDPMPTLEQLSSLEKLRLGEDTFHGRVMVCSDGGSDMCSLPFGDIKIQQITESSKWIEPRQCPSKTDYQ, from the exons ATGGCCGAGTCTATTGTCTCATCCGTCATTTCTACACTTGGCAGCTTGCTTGCTGACGAAGCAAAATTTCTATATGGTGCCAAGGACCAAGTTGAGGAGACGCAGCGTGACTTAATACTTTTGCAAAGTTACTTGCGTGACGCAGATAAAAGGCAACATGACTCTGATCTCGTCCGTGTTGTGCTTTCTGAGATTAGAGAGCTTGCTTATGATGCTGAAGATGTCATCGAATCTTTTGTGCTTAAAATTGCATCCAGGAGGGGAAATGGCTTCATGAAAGTGGTCAAGAGGTATGCTTGCATCTGTAAAGAGTGGAAACAACTTCACGGTGTTGTCTGCGAAATTCAAGCTATCCGAGGCAAGATCTCTATGCATGCCAACAACTTACGCAACCAGGGGATACAGCCGATAACTGGATCAGAAAGCTCAAGCTCTAGTACTACAAGTAGGGGTGATCAACTGTGGAGAAAAACTTATGCTCACGGTGAAGAATATGTCATCGGATTAAAAGAAGATGCAAAAGCGCTGGCTGCTGAGCTGGTGGatcaaaggaaagagagtcgagtTGTCTCCATCTGCGGAATGGGTGGTATCGGAAAAACGACGCTGGCAAAGAAAGTGTTTCATCTTGAAGAGGTGAGAAATCATTTTAATGCCTTCGCTTGGGTCTTTATCTCACAACAATTCAGCGCCGGAGAAGTCCTGAAAAAACTTCTATCCCAACTTTCAACAACTCGGAGTAATGAGTTGACAGATGAAGAAATGGTAGAGAAGCTTTATGAAGTGCAAAAGAAGAAGAGATGCTTGGTGGTACTCGATGATATTTGGACAAATGAAGCATGGAACGTTCTAAGACCAGCATTCCCACTTCAAAATGGAAGCAGTAAAATATTGGTCACTTCCCGCAATAGAGATCTGGCTTCTCATGCAGATCCAAGAGGTTTCATCCACGACATTAAGTGTTTAAATGATGAGGAAAGTTGGGAGCTTTTTAAAACAAAATCACTCCTCACCGAAAATAACAAAG GCAAAGTTGAGTTGGGAAAGGAAATAATGAGAAAGTGTGGAGGCTTACCTTTAGCATTGGTTGTGATTGGACGGCTTTTATCAAAAATGCACACATTGGTTGAGTGGACAAAGATAAGCAAAAGCTTAGAGTCATATTTAAGAACAGAGTTGTCAGTACACAAGATCCTAGAATTGAGTTACCATGAGTTGCCATACCATCTGAAACCATGCTTCCAGTATTTGAGCCACTACCCTGAAGATTTTGACATTCCTGCTAGAGAGTTGATGCAATTGTGGATCGGTGAGGGATTCATACCGAGTGGACAGGACACAGAAGAGACGATGGAAGACGTGGCTGAAGCTTACTTGGGACAGTTGATAGATAGGTGTGTGGTTCAAGTGGGAAAGCTCTCGTGGACGGGAAGGGTCAAAAGTTGCAGACTTCATGATCTAATCCGAGACTTGTCTATATCAATCTCTAAACAAGAATCCTTTTTAGATAATATTGATAGCTTTCAAGATGACATCACTCGACCGATCCGCAGGCTTTCAGTGACCACAGGTAATATTGCTCAAGTTTTGAACAAACAAAACATGGTTCACCTCCGGTCTTTCTTACTATTGGCTCCCGATGGTGTCCTAGCTTCAAATGATCAATTGGGAGACATggtccaaaaatacaagtttctaaGAGTTCTAAAACTCGCTAGAATTTATGGGTCAATAACATTGCCAGAGGCAATTGGGAGTCTCATTCACTTGAAATTCTTAACTGTAACAAGTTATATTGATGAGAGGGAGGTAGAGATACATATTCCATCATCCATTAGTGATTTGAGTTGTTTGCTAACACTTGGAATGGGTATGAGTGGAAGAATTATAAAAAAGTTAAATATTGCATTTGCATCTGATGTGATATGGAAGATGAAGCGTTTGAGGCATTTAGAATTTCCCTCTCTTTGCAGCCTCGTGGGTGGAGTTAATAAGTTGCATTTGCGTGGTATGAGTAATCTGCATACAATAAAGTACATTAGTGTAGAGTGGTTTGATGTAGAAGAATTAAAAGAGTTGACTAATCTTAGGAAGTTGCAATTAGTTGAAGTGGATTCATCGTTCATAGAAAGGTTGAACTCTGTCCTGCACAACAACTCATCAAGAGGAGGAGGAGGAGTGCTAAATCACCTTAGTACATTGTCCTTATCATGTAGGGACGACATCAACATAAGTGGCATAGTATCATCGCCACTTCTTCCTGCTCTGACAAAGTTACATGTTGAAGGAAGATTGACAAAGTTGCCAGCAGCGCACGAGTTACGAGCAAAATTAACATGCTTATATCTGTGGTGGTCTCATCTTGAAGAGGATCCGATGCCTACATTGGAGCAGCTCCCTAGTTTAGAGAAGCTCCGCTTAGATGACGATACATTTATAGGGGAAGAGATGGTGTGTTCAGATGGAGGTTTCCCTCAACTCAAAACCCTAATTATTCATAG ATGCGAGAAATTGAAGGAGTTTACTATTCATAAGGGAGCGATGTGTGTTCTCTCCCATCTGGAGATATCAGAATGCTTGGAATTGAAGAAAGTTCCAAGG CATTTGAGAAATTTACAATTTCCCACTGTATACAGCCTTGTGGGTGGAGTTAATAGGTTGCATTTGCATGGTATGAGTAATCTGCATACAGCAGAGAACATTAGTGCAGAGTGGTTGGATGTAGAAGAATTAAAGGAGTTGACTAATCTTATGAAGTTGAAATTAGTTGATGTGGAGCCATCGTTCATAGAAAG AATTCGGGTTCATGGAAGATTGACAAACTTGCCATCAGCATCGGAGTTCCGAGAAAAACTAGCATGCTTATTTTTGCATGAGTCTGAACTTAGAGAGGATCCAATGCCTACATTAGAGCAGCTCTCTAGTTTAGAGAAGCTCCGATTAGGTGAAGATACATTTCATGGTAGAGTAATGGTGTGTTCTGATGGAG GAAGCGATATGTGTTCTCTCCCATTTGGAGATATCAAGATCCAACAAATTACAGAATCTTCAAAGTGGATTGAGCCACGTCAGTGTCCTTCAAAAACTGATTATCAATAA